A region of Carassius gibelio isolate Cgi1373 ecotype wild population from Czech Republic chromosome B11, carGib1.2-hapl.c, whole genome shotgun sequence DNA encodes the following proteins:
- the cdk4 gene encoding cyclin-dependent kinase 4 yields MAQESAVQYEPVAEIGGGAYGTVYKARDRDSGQFVALKSVRVQTNQDGLPVSTVREVALLKRLEQFDHPNIVRLMDVCATLRTDQETKVTLVFEHVDQDLRTYLEKVPAPGLPIDRIRDLMQQLLCGLAFLHSNRVLHRDLKPENILVTSRGQVKLADFGLARIYSCHMALTPVVVTLWYRSPEVLLQTSYATPLDIWSTGCIFAEMFRRKPLFCGDSEVDQLGKIFAVIGLPAEDEWPTDVTLSRQNFSPQTPQPITDCVPEISEKGAELLLEMLTFDPLKRISALNALEHPFFTE; encoded by the exons ATGGCGCAGGAGAGCGCGGTGCAGTACGAGCCGGTGGCGGAGATCGGCGGTGGGGCGTACGGGACCGTCTACAAGGCTCGAGATCGAGACAGCGGGCAGTTTGTGGCTCTGAAGAGTGTGAGAGTGCAGACCAATCAGGACGGCCTCCCGGTGTCCACGGTGCGAGAGGTGGCTCTGCTCAAACGACTCGAGCAGTTCGACCATCCCAACATCGTCAG GCTGATGGACGTGTGTGCCACACTGAGAACAGACCAGGAAACTAAAGTGACTCTGGTGTTTGAACACGTGGATCAGGATCTCAGGACGTATCTGGAGAAAGTGCCGGCACCCGGACTGCCCATCGACCGCATCAGA GATCTGATGCAGCAGCTGCTGTGTGGTCTGGCGTTCCTGCACTCGAACCGAGTTCTCCACCGGGACCTGAAGCCGGAGAACATCCTGGTGACCAGCAGAGGGCAGGTGAAGCTGGCTGACTTCGGGCTGGCGCGCATCTACAGCTGCCACATGGCGCTCACACCGGTG GTGGTGACGCTGTGGTATCGCTCTCCTGAGGTGCTGCTCCAGACCTCGTACGCCACGCCGCTGGACATCTGGAGCACCGGCTGCATCTTCGCTGAGATGTTCAGACGCAA ACCTCTCTTCTGTGGAGATTCAGAGGTGGACCAACTGGGCAAGATCTTTGC GGTGATCGGCCTGCCGGCTGAGGACGAGTGGCCcactgatgtcactctgtcccggCAGAACTTCAGCCCTCAAACccctcagccaatcacagactGCGTTCCTGAGATCAGCGAGAAGGGGGCGGAGCTCTTATTG GAAATGCTGACGTTTGACCCGTTGAAACGAATCTCTGCGCTGAATGCTTTGGAACATCCATTCTTTACCGAATGA